A stretch of Neisseria subflava DNA encodes these proteins:
- the lpxD gene encoding UDP-3-O-(3-hydroxymyristoyl)glucosamine N-acyltransferase, with translation MTSQAYTLSQIVSQLGGEWKGEDIAITAVRPLDQAQAEHISFLANPKYKAEVHDSQAGAVIVSPKAADEFAGRNLIVAADPYLYFAKVARLFSPIVKAQGGVHPTAVVEASAKVPASCEIGANAYIGANAVLGEGCRILSNAVVQHDCTLGDEVVLHPNAVIYYGCTLGNRVEIHSGAVIGADGFGLAFAGDSWFKIPQTGAVTLGDDVEIGSNTNIDRGAMSDTTVGNGTKIDNQVQIGHNCKIGSHTVIAAKTGISGSVTIGNYCIIGGGVGTVGHIEIADKTTIGGGTSVTHSITESGQHLAGIFPMSGYKDWARNAVYIHRLSEMNKRLKTLEKQLADSDEA, from the coding sequence ATGACTTCACAAGCGTACACCCTGTCCCAAATCGTTTCCCAGCTTGGCGGCGAATGGAAAGGCGAAGACATCGCCATTACCGCCGTCCGTCCGTTGGATCAGGCGCAGGCGGAGCACATCAGTTTTTTGGCCAACCCGAAATACAAAGCCGAAGTACACGACAGCCAGGCAGGCGCAGTGATTGTGTCACCGAAAGCCGCAGACGAATTTGCGGGCCGCAACCTGATTGTGGCTGCCGACCCTTATCTTTATTTTGCCAAAGTGGCACGATTGTTCTCGCCGATTGTCAAAGCACAGGGCGGCGTACATCCGACCGCCGTTGTCGAGGCCAGCGCCAAAGTACCGGCAAGCTGCGAAATCGGCGCGAATGCCTATATCGGCGCGAATGCCGTATTGGGCGAAGGCTGCCGTATTTTGTCTAATGCCGTTGTTCAACACGATTGCACGTTGGGCGATGAAGTCGTGCTGCATCCCAACGCTGTCATCTATTACGGCTGTACTTTGGGCAACCGTGTCGAAATCCACAGCGGCGCCGTCATCGGTGCGGACGGTTTCGGCTTGGCCTTTGCCGGTGATTCATGGTTTAAAATTCCGCAAACCGGCGCCGTCACGCTGGGCGATGATGTGGAAATCGGTTCAAACACCAATATCGACCGCGGCGCAATGAGCGACACGACTGTCGGCAACGGCACCAAAATCGACAACCAAGTCCAAATCGGCCACAACTGCAAAATCGGTTCGCACACCGTTATCGCCGCCAAGACCGGCATTTCCGGCAGCGTCACCATCGGCAATTATTGTATTATCGGCGGCGGCGTCGGCACGGTCGGACACATCGAAATCGCCGATAAAACCACCATCGGCGGCGGTACATCCGTCACTCACAGCATTACCGAAAGCGGCCAGCATCTGGCCGGTATTTTCCCGATGTCGGGCTACAAAGACTGGGCGCGCAATGCCGTTTATATCCACCGTTTGAGCGAAATGAACAAACGCCTCAAAACGCTGGAAAAACAGCTTGCCGACAGCGACGAAGCCTAA
- the lpxA gene encoding acyl-ACP--UDP-N-acetylglucosamine O-acyltransferase: protein MTLIHPTAVIDPKAELDSSVKVGPYSIIGPNVQIGANTEIGPHVVINGHTTIGENNRIFQFASLGEIPQDKKYRDEPTKLIIGNGNTIREFTTFNLGTVTGIGETRIGDDNWIMAYCHLAHDCVVGNHTIFANNASLAGHVTIGDYVVLGGYTLVFQFCQIGDYAMTAFAAGVHKDVPPYFMAAGYRAEPAGLNSEGMRRNGFTAEQIASVKDVYKTIYHRGIPFEEAKADILKRAETQSELAVFKDFFAQSTRGIIR from the coding sequence ATGACCCTTATCCATCCGACCGCCGTCATCGACCCTAAAGCCGAACTCGACTCCAGCGTCAAAGTCGGCCCATACAGCATCATCGGCCCCAATGTGCAAATCGGTGCGAATACCGAAATCGGCCCGCACGTCGTCATCAACGGCCATACGACCATCGGTGAAAACAACCGCATTTTCCAATTTGCCAGCCTCGGCGAAATTCCGCAGGACAAAAAATACCGCGACGAACCTACTAAGCTGATTATCGGCAACGGCAACACCATCCGCGAATTTACGACGTTCAACCTCGGTACGGTCACCGGCATCGGCGAAACCCGTATCGGCGATGACAACTGGATTATGGCCTACTGCCACCTTGCCCATGACTGCGTGGTCGGCAACCATACCATCTTCGCCAACAACGCCTCACTTGCAGGCCACGTTACCATCGGCGACTACGTCGTCTTGGGCGGCTACACGCTGGTGTTCCAATTTTGCCAAATCGGCGACTACGCCATGACTGCGTTTGCCGCCGGCGTACACAAAGACGTACCGCCATACTTTATGGCTGCTGGCTACCGCGCCGAACCGGCCGGCCTCAACAGCGAAGGTATGCGCCGCAACGGTTTCACGGCCGAACAGATTGCCTCCGTCAAAGATGTGTATAAAACCATTTACCATCGCGGCATTCCGTTTGAAGAGGCCAAGGCAGATATTCTGAAACGCGCCGAAACCCAAAGCGAATTGGCGGTATTTAAAGACTTTTTTGCACAATCCACACGCGGCATTATCCGTTGA
- the fabZ gene encoding 3-hydroxyacyl-ACP dehydratase FabZ has protein sequence MDVQLPIEAKDIQKLIPHRYPFLQLDRIIAFEPMKTLTAIKNVTMNEPQFQGHFPGLPVMPGVLIIEAMAQACGTLAILSEGGRKENEFFFFAGIDDARFKRQVIPGDQLVFEVELLTNKRGIGKFNAVAKVDGQVAVEAVIMCAKRVV, from the coding sequence ATGGACGTACAACTCCCGATCGAAGCCAAAGACATTCAAAAACTTATTCCACATCGTTATCCGTTTTTGCAACTCGACCGCATTATTGCGTTCGAACCGATGAAAACCCTGACTGCGATTAAAAACGTCACCATGAACGAGCCGCAGTTCCAAGGCCATTTTCCCGGCCTGCCCGTGATGCCCGGCGTGCTGATTATCGAAGCCATGGCGCAAGCGTGCGGCACACTCGCCATCCTCAGCGAAGGCGGCCGCAAAGAAAACGAATTCTTCTTCTTCGCCGGTATCGACGACGCCCGTTTCAAACGCCAAGTCATCCCCGGCGACCAACTGGTTTTTGAAGTCGAGCTGCTGACCAACAAACGCGGTATCGGCAAATTCAACGCCGTTGCCAAAGTCGACGGCCAAGTTGCCGTTGAAGCCGTGATTATGTGCGCCAAACGCGTGGTGTAA
- the rnhB gene encoding ribonuclease HII, with protein MATVLSAGVDEAGRGPLVGSVFAAAVILPEHFDLPGLTDSKKLSEKKRDMLAQMIKEQAVAWSIAFADPDEILQLNILHATMAAMKRAVEGLSVVPDKVWIDGNRVPKDLNVPAEAVVKGDSKIIEISAASVLAKTARDAEMYELAKRYPQYGFDRHKGYGTAQHLAALKQYGVLPEHRRNFAPVKTLLAQGNLFEE; from the coding sequence ATGGCGACGGTTTTAAGCGCAGGCGTGGACGAAGCGGGACGCGGCCCTTTGGTTGGCAGCGTATTTGCGGCGGCAGTGATTTTGCCGGAACATTTTGACCTGCCGGGTTTGACCGACTCAAAAAAGCTGAGCGAAAAAAAGCGCGATATGTTGGCGCAGATGATTAAGGAACAGGCGGTTGCGTGGAGCATTGCCTTTGCCGACCCCGACGAAATCCTGCAACTGAACATCCTGCACGCAACCATGGCTGCTATGAAGCGCGCAGTCGAGGGGCTGTCGGTCGTGCCCGACAAAGTGTGGATAGACGGCAACCGTGTGCCGAAAGATTTGAATGTCCCTGCCGAAGCCGTGGTCAAAGGAGACAGCAAAATCATCGAAATTTCCGCCGCTTCGGTTTTGGCCAAAACCGCGCGCGATGCGGAAATGTATGAATTGGCGAAACGCTATCCGCAATACGGGTTTGACCGCCACAAAGGCTACGGCACGGCGCAACATTTGGCCGCTTTGAAACAATACGGCGTCTTGCCGGAACACCGCCGCAATTTCGCACCGGTCAAAACCTTATTGGCACAAGGCAATCTGTTTGAAGAATGA
- a CDS encoding OmpH family outer membrane protein produces MSKIADTLRVLAVALPGFVLLPQAAADGVQKIGFINTERVYQESKQAQNIQMTLEKEFKSRQTALQKLQQEGEALERKLSSDKLSDSQREAETQKWRNLVQKFRKQQTELAEDYNLRRNEEFAALQQNANRVIVDLAKREGYDFILQDVIYVNGRYDITDSVIKALNAH; encoded by the coding sequence ATGAGTAAAATAGCTGACACCCTCCGAGTCCTCGCCGTAGCCCTGCCGGGTTTCGTGCTGTTGCCGCAAGCGGCGGCGGATGGCGTGCAGAAAATCGGTTTTATCAATACCGAGCGCGTTTATCAGGAATCCAAGCAGGCGCAAAACATTCAGATGACTTTGGAAAAAGAGTTCAAAAGCCGTCAAACCGCCTTGCAAAAGCTGCAGCAGGAAGGCGAGGCTTTGGAGCGAAAACTGAGTAGCGACAAGCTCAGCGACAGCCAAAGGGAAGCGGAAACCCAAAAATGGCGCAATCTGGTACAGAAATTCCGCAAGCAGCAGACCGAGTTGGCAGAAGACTACAACCTGCGCCGCAATGAAGAATTCGCCGCGCTCCAGCAAAATGCCAACCGCGTCATCGTCGATTTGGCCAAGCGCGAAGGTTACGACTTCATCTTGCAGGACGTGATTTACGTCAACGGCCGCTATGATATTACCGACAGCGTTATCAAAGCCCTAAACGCTCACTGA
- a CDS encoding FUSC family protein — MPAQSERLHFSERWLNAYERYRYRRHIHAFRLGLAIVFSTLLAKVFHLQHGEWIGMTVFVVLGMLQFQGAIYSKAVERMLGTAIGLGVGLAVLWLNQHYLQNGVFFYLIIGAASAVAGWSAVGKNGYVAMLAGLTMCMLIGDSSHHWLDSGLMRAMNVLIGAAIAIAAAKLLPLRSTLMWRFMLADNLTDCAKMIAEISNGKRMTRERLEQNMIKMRKINARMVKSRSHLAATSGESHISSNMMEAMQHAHRKIVTTTELLLTTAAKLRAPTLNESEIRLLDRHFNQLQRELRLTVRLIKGHYARRIRIDTSLNTELSKPAARLHYDWQGFLWLSTNMRNEIAALVILLQRSRNKWLDKKELQRLKEHLRNDTDPKQQ, encoded by the coding sequence ATGCCTGCCCAATCCGAACGCCTCCATTTTTCCGAACGCTGGCTCAACGCCTACGAACGCTACCGCTATCGCCGCCATATCCACGCCTTCCGCCTCGGCTTGGCGATCGTGTTCTCTACCCTGTTGGCCAAAGTCTTCCACCTGCAACACGGCGAATGGATCGGCATGACCGTCTTTGTCGTCCTCGGCATGCTGCAATTCCAAGGCGCGATTTACTCCAAAGCAGTCGAACGCATGCTCGGCACGGCCATCGGTTTGGGCGTCGGTTTGGCCGTTTTATGGTTGAACCAACATTATTTGCAAAACGGCGTTTTCTTCTATCTGATTATCGGTGCCGCCAGCGCAGTGGCCGGTTGGTCTGCGGTCGGCAAAAACGGTTATGTCGCCATGCTTGCCGGTTTGACCATGTGCATGCTCATCGGCGACAGCAGCCACCACTGGCTCGACAGCGGCCTGATGCGTGCCATGAACGTTTTGATTGGTGCCGCCATCGCCATTGCCGCCGCCAAACTCCTGCCCCTGCGCTCCACCCTGATGTGGCGCTTCATGCTTGCCGACAACCTCACCGACTGCGCCAAAATGATTGCCGAAATCAGCAACGGCAAGCGCATGACGCGCGAACGTTTGGAACAAAACATGATTAAAATGCGCAAAATCAACGCCCGCATGGTCAAAAGCCGCAGCCATCTGGCCGCCACATCCGGCGAAAGCCACATCAGCAGCAATATGATGGAAGCCATGCAGCATGCCCACCGCAAAATCGTCACCACCACCGAGCTGCTCCTGACCACCGCCGCCAAACTGCGCGCGCCCACGCTCAACGAAAGCGAAATCCGCCTGCTCGACCGCCATTTCAACCAACTCCAACGCGAGCTGCGCCTGACCGTCCGCCTCATCAAAGGCCACTACGCCCGCCGTATCCGCATCGATACTTCGCTCAATACCGAACTAAGCAAACCGGCCGCCCGCCTGCATTACGACTGGCAGGGCTTCCTCTGGCTCAGTACCAATATGCGTAACGAAATCGCCGCATTGGTGATCCTGTTGCAACGTTCGCGCAATAAATGGTTGGACAAAAAAGAGTTGCAACGCCTGAAAGAACACCTGCGCAACGATACCGATCCGAAGCAACAATAG
- the lpxB gene encoding lipid-A-disaccharide synthase, with protein MNPNSSPLIAISVGEASGDLLGAHLIRAIKARCPNARFTGIGGERMKAEGFESLYDQEKLAVRGFVEVIKRLPQILKIRKGLVSDLIRLKPDVFIGIDAPDFNLGVAEKLKQAGIHTIHYVSPSVWAWRRERVNKIVHQVNRVLCLFPMEPQLYIDAGGKAEFVGHPMAQTMPVEADRAAARQKLGVPADVPVFAILPGSRVSEIDYMAAVFFQTALLLLKRYPQAQFLLPVATAATRKRISEILAQPEFSALPITLTDKQSDTVCTAADVVLVTSGTATLEVALCKRPMVISYKISPLTYAYVKNKIKVPHVGLPNILLDKAAVPELLQHDAVPEKLAQAVADWYDHPEAVAALEQDFHALHLLLKKDTAALAAAAVLEEAGFSDGLKDK; from the coding sequence ATGAACCCCAATTCTTCCCCCCTTATCGCCATCAGCGTCGGCGAAGCTTCCGGCGACTTGCTCGGCGCACATTTAATCCGTGCCATTAAGGCGCGTTGCCCGAACGCGCGGTTTACCGGCATCGGCGGCGAGCGCATGAAGGCGGAGGGTTTCGAGAGTTTGTACGATCAGGAAAAGTTGGCGGTGCGCGGTTTTGTTGAGGTCATCAAACGCCTGCCGCAGATTTTGAAAATTCGCAAAGGGCTAGTGAGCGATTTAATCCGCCTCAAGCCGGATGTGTTTATCGGCATCGATGCGCCGGACTTCAATCTCGGCGTGGCGGAAAAACTCAAGCAGGCAGGCATTCATACCATTCATTACGTCAGCCCGTCGGTTTGGGCGTGGCGGCGCGAACGGGTCAATAAAATCGTGCATCAGGTCAACCGCGTGTTGTGCCTGTTTCCGATGGAGCCACAGCTATATATCGATGCCGGTGGTAAGGCCGAATTTGTCGGCCATCCGATGGCGCAAACCATGCCGGTGGAAGCGGATAGGGCGGCGGCGCGGCAGAAGCTGGGTGTGCCTGCGGACGTGCCTGTGTTTGCCATATTGCCCGGCAGCCGCGTGAGCGAAATCGATTACATGGCGGCGGTGTTTTTTCAGACGGCCTTATTGCTGCTGAAACGTTATCCGCAGGCACAGTTTTTGCTGCCGGTGGCAACGGCTGCAACGCGCAAACGCATTAGCGAAATTTTGGCGCAACCTGAGTTCTCAGCCCTTCCCATTACGTTGACCGACAAGCAGTCGGATACGGTTTGCACCGCTGCCGACGTGGTATTGGTTACCAGCGGTACGGCGACTTTGGAAGTGGCCTTGTGCAAGCGGCCTATGGTCATCAGCTACAAAATTTCGCCGCTGACTTATGCGTATGTGAAAAACAAAATCAAAGTGCCGCATGTCGGTTTGCCCAATATTCTGTTGGATAAAGCCGCCGTTCCCGAGTTGCTGCAACATGATGCTGTCCCTGAAAAACTGGCGCAGGCCGTGGCAGACTGGTATGACCACCCTGAAGCCGTGGCTGCGTTGGAACAGGATTTCCACGCCTTGCATCTGCTGTTGAAAAAAGATACGGCGGCATTGGCGGCGGCGGCAGTATTGGAAGAAGCCGGATTTTCAGACGGCCTGAAAGACAAGTAA
- the thiC gene encoding phosphomethylpyrimidine synthase ThiC: protein MTTAKKTGDEARRLSDLSEDIGIRFQYPNSDRVYIPGSRADIRVPLREIRQDDTYTAQGTEANPPIPVYDTSGAYGDPAAHIDLKQGLPHVRTAWLEERDDTEILPKLSSEYGTERAHDPKTAHLRFNQITRPRRAKAGRNVTQLHYARQGIITPEMEFVAIRERMKLDELFRRPEYAKLLKQHAGQSFGANIPTHPDQITPEFVRQEIAAGRAIIPANINHPELEPMIIGRNFRVKINGNLGNSAVTSSLTEEVEKMVWSLRWGADTIMDLSTGAHIHETREWIIRNAPVPIGTVPIYQALEKTGGIAEDLTWDLVRDTLIEQVEQGVDYFTLHAGVLLRYVPMTANRLTGIVSRGGSIMAKWCLAHHQENFLYTHFDEICEIMKAYDVSFSLGDGLRPGCIADANDESQFAELHTLGELTAKAWEHDVQVMIEGPGHVPLQRVKENMTEELQHCFEAPFYTLGPLVTDIAPGYDHITSGIGATNIGWYGTAMLCYVTPKEHLGLPDKEDVRTGIITYKLAAHAADLAKGWPGAQLRDNALSKARFEFRWRDQFRLSLDPERAESFHDETLPAEGAKIAHFCSMCGPKFCSMKITQEVRDYADKQKAQRQGMEEKAIEFVKKGAKLYS from the coding sequence ATGACTACCGCTAAAAAAACCGGCGATGAGGCGCGCCGTCTTTCCGACTTGAGCGAAGACATCGGCATCCGCTTCCAATATCCCAATTCCGACCGCGTCTATATCCCGGGCAGCCGCGCCGACATCCGCGTGCCTTTGCGCGAAATCCGTCAGGACGACACCTACACGGCGCAAGGTACGGAAGCCAATCCGCCAATTCCGGTGTACGACACCAGCGGCGCATACGGCGATCCGGCGGCACACATCGATCTGAAACAAGGTTTGCCGCACGTCCGCACCGCATGGCTGGAGGAACGAGACGACACCGAAATCCTGCCCAAGCTTTCCAGCGAATACGGCACCGAACGCGCACACGATCCGAAAACCGCCCATCTGCGCTTCAACCAAATCACCCGCCCGCGCCGTGCCAAAGCAGGCCGCAATGTAACCCAGCTCCACTACGCCCGCCAAGGCATCATCACGCCGGAAATGGAGTTTGTCGCCATACGCGAACGCATGAAGCTGGACGAACTTTTCAGACGGCCTGAATACGCCAAGCTCTTGAAACAACACGCAGGACAAAGTTTCGGTGCGAATATCCCGACCCATCCCGACCAAATCACACCCGAATTTGTGCGCCAAGAAATCGCCGCCGGACGCGCGATTATCCCTGCCAACATCAACCATCCCGAACTCGAACCGATGATTATCGGCCGCAACTTCCGTGTCAAAATCAACGGCAACTTGGGCAACTCCGCCGTCACTTCCAGCCTGACCGAAGAAGTCGAAAAAATGGTGTGGTCGCTGCGTTGGGGCGCAGACACGATTATGGACTTATCCACAGGCGCACACATCCACGAAACGCGCGAATGGATTATCCGTAATGCGCCCGTCCCCATCGGTACCGTGCCTATTTACCAAGCGTTGGAAAAAACCGGCGGCATCGCCGAAGACCTGACTTGGGATTTGGTGCGCGATACCTTAATCGAGCAGGTGGAACAAGGCGTGGATTATTTCACCCTGCACGCAGGCGTATTGCTGCGTTATGTACCGATGACCGCCAACCGCCTCACCGGCATCGTATCGCGCGGCGGCTCCATCATGGCGAAATGGTGCCTTGCCCATCATCAGGAAAACTTCCTCTACACACATTTCGATGAAATTTGCGAAATCATGAAAGCCTACGACGTGTCGTTCAGCCTCGGCGACGGACTGCGCCCCGGCTGCATTGCCGATGCCAACGACGAATCCCAATTTGCCGAATTGCACACCTTGGGCGAATTGACCGCCAAAGCGTGGGAACACGACGTCCAAGTCATGATCGAAGGCCCAGGCCATGTACCGTTGCAACGCGTGAAAGAAAACATGACCGAAGAGCTGCAACACTGCTTTGAAGCGCCTTTCTACACACTCGGCCCGCTCGTTACCGACATCGCCCCCGGCTACGATCACATCACCTCGGGTATAGGCGCGACCAATATCGGCTGGTACGGCACAGCCATGCTCTGCTACGTGACCCCGAAAGAGCATCTCGGCCTGCCCGACAAAGAAGACGTGCGTACCGGCATCATCACCTACAAACTCGCCGCCCACGCCGCCGACCTCGCCAAAGGCTGGCCGGGCGCACAGTTGCGCGACAACGCCCTGAGCAAGGCGCGTTTCGAGTTCCGCTGGCGCGACCAATTCCGCTTAAGCCTCGACCCCGAACGCGCCGAGAGCTTCCACGACGAAACCCTGCCCGCCGAAGGCGCAAAAATCGCCCACTTCTGCTCGATGTGCGGCCCCAAATTCTGCTCGATGAAAATCACGCAGGAAGTGCGCGACTACGCCGACAAGCAAAAAGCCCAACGGCAAGGCATGGAAGAAAAAGCGATTGAGTTCGTCAAAAAAGGAGCGAAGCTTTACAGTTAA
- a CDS encoding quinone-dependent dihydroorotate dehydrogenase, whose translation MYSLVRPILFRFDAEKAHHFTLNSLRTAEKFGLLPKVDGHTRPTELMGLQLPNPVGLAAGLDKNGECIDAFAALGFGFVEIGTVTPKPQPGNPQPRLFRVPEHQGIINRMGFNNHGIDAMIRNIENSRFKGILGINIGKNAVTPIENAADDYLICLEKAYAHASYITVNISSPNTKNLRALQGGDELSALLEALKNKQAQLAAAHGKYVPLAVKIAPDLDEAQIDDIAHVVKSVEMDGIIATNTTIDKSSLGSHPLAGEQGGLSGLPVREKSNQVLKLLAERIDGKLPIIGVGGIMNGADAAEKIRLGASAVQVYSGLIYRGPELIKECLAALK comes from the coding sequence ATGTATTCACTCGTCCGCCCCATCCTGTTCCGTTTCGATGCAGAAAAGGCCCATCATTTCACGCTCAACAGTTTGCGTACCGCCGAAAAATTCGGCCTGCTGCCCAAGGTGGACGGCCACACCCGGCCAACCGAGCTGATGGGTTTGCAGCTGCCCAATCCGGTCGGCTTGGCGGCGGGTTTGGACAAAAACGGCGAGTGTATCGATGCGTTTGCCGCTTTGGGTTTCGGCTTTGTCGAAATCGGCACGGTAACGCCCAAGCCGCAGCCGGGTAATCCGCAGCCGCGCCTTTTCCGCGTTCCCGAACACCAAGGTATCATCAACCGCATGGGTTTCAACAACCATGGCATCGACGCGATGATCCGTAACATTGAAAACAGCCGCTTTAAAGGCATTTTAGGCATCAACATCGGTAAAAATGCCGTTACGCCGATTGAAAACGCGGCCGATGATTATCTGATTTGCTTGGAAAAAGCCTACGCCCACGCGAGCTACATCACGGTCAATATTTCCTCACCCAATACGAAAAACCTGCGCGCCTTGCAAGGCGGCGACGAGTTGAGCGCATTGTTGGAAGCCTTGAAAAACAAACAGGCGCAACTGGCGGCCGCACATGGCAAATATGTGCCGCTGGCGGTTAAAATCGCGCCGGATTTGGACGAGGCGCAAATCGACGACATCGCCCATGTGGTCAAATCCGTAGAAATGGACGGCATCATCGCCACCAACACGACCATCGACAAATCAAGCTTGGGCAGCCATCCGCTCGCTGGCGAACAAGGCGGCTTGAGCGGCTTGCCCGTACGCGAGAAAAGCAATCAGGTGTTGAAACTTTTGGCAGAACGCATTGACGGCAAGCTGCCGATTATCGGCGTCGGCGGCATCATGAACGGCGCGGACGCGGCAGAAAAAATCCGTTTGGGCGCTAGTGCGGTGCAGGTGTACAGCGGTTTGATTTATCGCGGCCCTGAGTTGATTAAAGAGTGTTTGGCTGCGTTGAAATAA
- the murJ gene encoding murein biosynthesis integral membrane protein MurJ — protein sequence MNLLGALAKVGSLTMVSRILGFVRDTIIARAFGAGMATDAFFVAFKLPNLLRRVFAEGAFAQAFVPILAEYKETRSPEATQAFVRHVAGMLSFVLVIVTALGILAAPWVIYVSAPGFAKDADKFQLSIDLLRVTFPYILLISLSSFVGSILNSYHKFGIPAFTPTFLNISFIVFSLFFIPYFDPPVMALAWAVFVGGVLQLVFQLPWLAKLGFLKMPKLSFKDAAVNRVMKQMGPAILGVSVAQISLVINTIFASFLQSGSVSWMYYADRLMELPTGVLGVALGTILLPTLSKHAASQDTEQFSGLLDWGLRLCMLLTLPAAVGLAVLSFPLVTTLFMYREFTLHDAQMTEHALIAYSFGLIGLIMIKVLAPGFYARQNIKTPVKVAIFTLICTQLMNLAFISPLKHVGLSLAIGLGACLNAGLLFFLLRKHGIYRPGKGWAAFLVKMVISLVVMGGGLWLAQYYLPFEWVHVGGFKKAGQLCVLIALGGGLYFVSLAALGFRPHHFRRVEK from the coding sequence ATGAATTTATTGGGAGCCTTGGCCAAGGTTGGCAGCCTGACAATGGTATCGCGCATTTTGGGCTTTGTGCGCGATACGATTATTGCCCGTGCGTTTGGTGCAGGCATGGCGACGGATGCGTTTTTTGTCGCGTTCAAACTGCCCAACCTATTGCGGCGCGTGTTCGCAGAGGGCGCGTTTGCCCAAGCCTTCGTGCCGATTTTGGCGGAATACAAAGAAACCCGCTCACCCGAAGCCACGCAGGCATTTGTGCGTCATGTGGCCGGTATGTTGTCGTTTGTGTTGGTCATTGTGACTGCGCTGGGCATACTTGCTGCGCCGTGGGTGATTTATGTTTCCGCGCCCGGTTTTGCCAAAGATGCCGATAAGTTTCAGCTTTCCATCGACCTGCTGCGGGTAACGTTTCCTTATATTTTATTGATTTCACTATCCTCTTTTGTCGGTTCGATACTCAATTCCTATCATAAATTCGGCATTCCCGCCTTCACACCGACATTTTTGAACATCTCCTTTATCGTCTTTTCCCTGTTTTTCATACCGTATTTCGATCCGCCTGTTATGGCTTTGGCGTGGGCGGTATTTGTCGGCGGCGTGTTGCAGCTGGTGTTCCAACTGCCTTGGTTGGCGAAACTGGGCTTCTTGAAAATGCCCAAACTCAGCTTTAAAGACGCAGCGGTCAACCGCGTGATGAAACAGATGGGGCCGGCTATTTTGGGCGTGAGCGTGGCGCAGATTTCCTTGGTTATCAACACCATTTTTGCCTCGTTTTTGCAGTCCGGCAGCGTGTCATGGATGTATTACGCCGATCGACTGATGGAATTGCCTACCGGCGTTTTGGGCGTGGCACTCGGTACAATCTTATTGCCTACCTTGTCTAAACACGCCGCCAGTCAGGATACCGAGCAGTTTTCCGGCCTGCTCGACTGGGGTTTGCGCTTGTGTATGCTGCTGACCCTGCCTGCCGCCGTCGGCCTTGCCGTGTTGTCTTTCCCTCTGGTTACGACCTTGTTCATGTACCGTGAGTTTACGCTGCACGACGCGCAAATGACCGAACACGCGCTGATTGCCTACTCCTTCGGCTTGATCGGTCTGATTATGATTAAAGTGTTGGCACCCGGATTCTACGCGCGCCAAAACATCAAAACCCCCGTTAAGGTCGCTATTTTCACGCTGATTTGCACGCAGTTGATGAACCTTGCCTTCATTTCACCGCTCAAACACGTCGGCCTGTCCCTCGCTATCGGTTTGGGCGCGTGTCTGAATGCAGGCTTGCTGTTTTTCCTTTTACGCAAACACGGCATCTACCGCCCCGGTAAAGGATGGGCGGCGTTTTTGGTCAAAATGGTCATCTCTTTGGTCGTCATGGGTGGCGGTTTGTGGCTGGCGCAATATTATCTGCCGTTTGAATGGGTGCACGTCGGTGGCTTTAAAAAAGCAGGCCAACTCTGCGTCCTGATTGCCTTGGGCGGCGGTCTTTACTTTGTTTCCCTCGCCGCGCTCGGCTTCCGTCCGCACCATTTCCGCAGGGTGGAAAAATAA